A single region of the Apodemus sylvaticus chromosome 7, mApoSyl1.1, whole genome shotgun sequence genome encodes:
- the Cspg4 gene encoding chondroitin sulfate proteoglycan 4 codes for MLLGPGHRLSAPALALALTLALLVRSTTPASFFGENHLVVPVPSALTRVDLLLQFSTSQPEALLLLAAGQADHLLLQLHSGLLQVRLALGKEVRLQTPADTVLSDSTPHTVVLTVSDSWAVLSVDGVLNTSAPIPKASHLKATYGLFVGSSGSLDLPYLKGISRPLRGCLHSAILNGRNLLRPLTPDVHEGCAEEFSAGDDVGLGFSGPHSLAAFPAWSTREEGTLEFTLTTRSQQAPLAFQAGDQRGNFIYVDIFEGHLRAVVEKGQGTMLLRNSVPVADGQPHEVSVHIDVHRLEISVDQYPTRTFNRGVLSYLEPRGSLLLGGLDTEASRHLQEHRLGLAPGAANISLVGCIEDFSINGRRWGLRDAWLTRDMAAGCRPEEDEYEEEVYGPYGAFSTLAPEAWPGMELPEPCIPEPGLPAVFANFTQLLTISPLVVAEGGTAWLEWRHVQPTLDLTEAELRKSQVLFSVSQGARHGELELDIPGAQTRKMFTLLDVVNRKARFVHDGSEDTSDQLMLEVSVTARAPVPACLRRGQIYVLPIQVNPVNDPPRIIFPHGSLMVILEHTQKPLGPEIFQAYDPDSACEGLTIQLLGVSSSVPVEHRDQPGEAATEFSCRELEAGNIVYVHRGGPAQDLTFRVSDGMQASAPATLKVVAVRPAIQILHNTGLRLAQGSAAAILPANLSVETNAVGQDVSVLFRVTGTLQFGELQKQGAGGVEGTEWWDTLAFHQRDVEQGRVRYLSTDPQHHTHDTVEDLTLEVQVGQETLSNLSFPVTIQRATVWMLRLEPLHTQNPHQETLTPAHLEASLEEEEDGGPYPQTFHYELVQAPRRGNLLLQGTRLSDGQSFSQSDLQAGRVTYKATMRTSEAADDSFRFRVTSPPYFSPLYTFPIHIGGDPNAPVLTNVLLMVPEGGEGVLSADHLFVKSLNSASYLYEVIEQPHHGRLAWKDPKGKATPVTSFTNEDLLHGRLVYQHDDSETIEDDIPFVATRQGEGSGDMAWEEVRGVFRVAIQPVNDHAPVQTISRVFHVARGGQRLLTTDDVAFSDADSGFSDAQLVLTRKDLLFGSIVAMEEPTRPIYRFTQEDLRKKQVLFVHSGADHGWLQLQVSDGQHQATAMLEVQASEPYLHVANGSSLVVPQGGQGTIDTAVLHLDTNLDIRSGNEVHYHVTSGPHWGQLLRDGQSVTSFSQRDLLDGAIVYSHNGSLSPQDTLALSVAAGPVHTKTILQVTIALEGPLAPLQLVQHKKIYVFQGEAAEIRRGQLEVVQEAVLPADIMFSLRSAPNAGYLVMVSHGASADGPPSLDPVQSFSQEAVNLGRVLYLHSRPGAWRDSFSLDVSSGLGDPLEGISVELEVLPTAIPLDAQNFSVPEGGTRTLAPPLIQITGPYFPTLPGLVLQVLEPPRHGTLQKEDQPQAGSLRTFSWREVEEQLIRYVHDGSETQTDGFVLLANASEMGRQSQPTAFTIAILPVNDQPPVLTTNTGLQIWEGTIVPIPPEALRGTDNDSGPEDLVYTIEQPSNGRVALRVAPDTEVHRFTQAQLDSGLVLFSHRGALEGGFHFDLSDGAHTSPGHFFRVVAQKQVLLSLEGTRKLTVCPESVQPLSSQSLSASSSADTDPRHLLYRVVRGPQRGRLLHAQQGSAEEALVNFTQAEVNAGNILYEHEMSSEPFWEAQDTIGLLLSSPPARDLAATLAVMVSFDAACPQRPSRLWRNKGLWVPEGQRAKITVAALDAANLLASVPASQRSRHDVLFQVTQFPTRGQLLVSEEPLHARRPYFLQSELAAGQLVYAHGGGGTQQDGFRFRAHLQGPMRASVAGPQTSEAFVITVRDVNERPPQPQASVPLRVTRGSRAPVSRAQLSVVDPDSAPGEIEYEVQRAPHNGFLSLAGDNTGPVTHFTQADVDAGRLAFVANGSSVAGIFQLSMSDGASPPISMSLAVDVLPSTIEVQLRAPLEVPQALGRSSLSRQQLQVISDREEPDVAYRLTQGPLYGQLLVGGQPVSAFSQLQVDQGDVVFAFTNFSSSQDHFKVLALARGVNASATVNVTVQALLRVGAGGPWPQGTTLRLDPTVLDASELANHTGSMPHFRLLAGPRYGRVVRVSQGRSESRSNRLVEHFTQQDLEEGRLGLEVGRPEGRSAGPAGDRLTLELWARGVPPAVALLDFATEPYHAAKSYSVILLSVPEAARAETDKPGRSTPTGQPGQAASSPMPTEATSGFLGFLEANMFSIIIPVCLVLLLLALILPLLFYLRKRNKTGKHDVQVLTAKPRNGLAGDTETFRKVEPGQAIPLMTVPGQGPPPGGQPDPELLQFCRTPNPALRNGQYWV; via the exons GTCAGACTTGCCCTGGGAAAGGAGGTGAGGCTGCAGACGCCAGCAGACACAGTGCTGAGCGACTCCACTCCCCACACTGTCGTGCTCACTGTCTCCGACAGCTGGGCTGTGCTCTCTGTTGACGGAGTGTTGAACACCTCTGCTCCCATCCCAAAAGCATCCCACCTCAAGGCCACCTATGGACTCTTTGTGGGCTCCTCTGGAAGCCTTGACCTGCCTTACCTGAAGGGAATCAGCCGACCCCTGAGGGGCTGCCTCCACTCAGCCATCCTCAATGGCCGCAACCTTCTCCGTCCACTGACCCCCGATGTTCATGAAGGTTGTGCTGAAGAATTCTCTGCTGGTGATGACGTGGGCCTGGGCTTCTCTGGACCCCACTCACTGGCTGCCTTCCCGGCCTGGAGCACTCGGGAGGAAGGCACCCTGGAGTTTACGCTCACCACTCGAAGTCAGCAAGCACCCCTGGCCTTCCAAGCAGGAGACCAGCGTGGCAACTTTATCTACGTGGACATATTTGAGGGTCACTTGCGGGCTGTGGTTGAAAAGGGCCAGGGCACCATGCTGCTTCGTAACAGCGTGCCTGTGGCTGACGGGCAGCCCCACGAGGTCAGCGTGCACATAGATGTTCACCGGCTGGAAATCTCTGTAGACCAATACCCTACTCGGACTTTCAACCGTGGGGTCCTCAGCTACCTGGAGCCACGTGGCAGTCTCCTTCTTGGGGGGCTGGACACAGAGGCCTCCCGCCACCTCCAAGAACACCGTCTGGGCCTGGCCCCGGGGGCTGCCAATATCTCCCTGGTAGGCTGCATAGAAGATTTCAGTATTAACGGCAGGAGGTGGGGCCTGCGGGATGCCTGGCTGACCCGGGACATGGCAGCAGGCTGCAGACCTGAGGAAGATGAGTATGAGGAGGAGGTCTATGGCCCGTACGGAGCTTTCTCCACCCTGGCGCCGGAAGCCTGGCCAGGCATGGAACTGCCAGAGCCGTGTATTCCCGAGCCAGGACTGCCTGCCGTCTTTGCGAACTTCACCCAGCTGCTTACCATCAGCCCCCTGGTGGTGGCCGAGGGTGGCACGGCCTGGCTTGAGTGGCGGCACGTGCAGCCCACGCTGGACCTGACCGAGGCAGAACTGCGCAAATCCCAGGTGTTGTTCAGTGTGAGCCAGGGTGCACGCCACGGTGAGCTGGAGCTAGACATCCCGGGAGCCCAAACCCGGAAGATGTTCACCCTGTTGGACGTGGTGAACCGCAAGGCCCGCTTTGTTCACGATGGCTCTGAAGACACCTCTGACCAGCTGATGCTGGAGGTGTCAGTGACTGCTCGGGCGCCTGTGCCCGCCTGCCTGCGGAGGGGCCAAATTTACGTTCTGCCCATCCAGGTAAACCCTGTCAACGATCCACCTCGTATCATCTTCCCGCACGGCAGCCTCATGGTGATCCTGGAACACACACAGAAGCCTCTGGGCCCCGAGATTTTCCAGGCTTACGACCCAGACTCTGCCTGTGAGGGTCTCACCATCCAGCTCCTTGGTGTCTCCTCTAGTGTCCCTGTGGAACACCGAGACCAGCCCGGGGAGGCAGCAACTGAGTTTTCCTGCCGAGAGCTGGAGGCAGGCAACATTGTCTACGTCCACCGTGGCGGGCCTGCGCAGGACCTGACATTCCGGGTCAGTGATGGCATGCAGGCCAGCGCTCCAGCTACACTGAAGGTAGTGGCTGTCCGGCCAGCCATACAGATCCTCCACAACACAGGCCTGCGTCTGGCCCAGGGCTCTGCTGCAGCCATCTTGCCTGCCAACCTGTCAGTGGAAACGAACGCCGTAGGACAGGATGTGAGCGTGCTGTTCCGAGTCACTGGCACCTTGCAGTTCGGGGAGCTGCAGAAGCAGGGGGCCGGAGGGGTCGAGGGCACCGAGTGGTGGGACACACTGGCCTTCCACCAGCGCGATGTGGAGCAGGGCCGAGTGCGGTACCTGAGCACTGACCCGCAGCACCACACCCACGACACAGTCGAGGACCTGACCCTGGAGGTGCAGGTGGGTCAGGAGACGCTGAGCAACCTGTCTTTCCCAGTGACCATCCAGAGGGCCACAGTATGGATGCTGAGGCTTGAGCCTCTGCATACGCAAAACCCTCATCAGGAGACCCTCACCCCAGCCCACCTAGAGGCGTccctggaggaagaagaggacggCGGCCCATACCCTCAGACCTTCCACTATGAGCTGGTTCAGGCCCCCAGGAGAGGCAACCTCCTGCTTCAGGGTACGAGGTTGTCCGACGGTCAGAGCTTCAGCCAGAGTGACCTGCAGGCCGGCCGTGTGACATACAAGGCCACAATGCGGACCTCTGAGGCAGCTGACGACTCCTTCCGTTTCCGAGTCACATCTCCACCATATTTCTCCCCTCTCTACACGTTCCCTATCCACATTGGTGGTGACCCAAATGCGCCCGTCCTCACTAATGTCCTTCTCATGGTTcctgagggaggagagggggtaCTATCTGCTGACCACCTCTTTGTCAAGAGTCTCAACAGTGCCAGCTATCTCTATGAGGTTATAGAGCAGCCCCATCATGGCAGGCTGGCTTGGAAGGACCCAAAGGGTAAGGCCACCCCAGTGACATCCTTTACTAACGAGGACCTGCTCCATGGCCGACTGGTCTACCAGCATGATGACTCGGAGACCATAGAGGATGATATCCCGTTTGTGGCCACACGCCAGGGCGAGGGCAGCGGTGACATGGCCTGGGAGGAGGTTCGTGGTGTCTTCCGAGTGGCCATCCAGCCTGTGAACGATCACGCCCCTGTGCAGACCATCAGCCGTGTCTTCCACGTGGCCCGGGGCGGACAGCGGCTGCTGACTACAGATGATGTGGCCTTCAGTGACGCTGATTCCGGCTTCAGTGATGCACAGCTAGTGCTGACCCGCAAGGACCTCCTCTTTGGCAGCATCGTGGCTATGGAGGAGCCCACGAGGCCCATCTACCGTTTCACCCAAGAGGATCTCAGGAAGAAGCAAGTCCTGTTCGTGCACTCGGGGGCCGATCATGGCTGGCTCCAGCTGCAGGTGTCTGACGGGCAGCACCAGGCCACCGCCATGCTGGAAGTGCAGGCCTCAGAGCCCTACCTTCACGTAGCCAACGGTTCTAGTCTCGTGGTCCCTCAGGGAGGCCAGGGCACCATTGACACCGCTGTGCTCCACCTAGACACCAACCTGGATATACGTAGTGGAAATGAGGTCCACTACCATGTAACGTCTGGCCCTCACTGGGGGCAGCTGCTCCGGGATGGCCAGTCAGTCACCTCCTTCTCCCAACGGGACTTGCTGGATGGAGCCATTGTCTACAGCCACAATGGCAGCCTCAGCCCCCAAGACACCTTGGCCCTTTCTGTGGCAGCAGGGCCAGTACACACTAAGACCATCCTACAAGTGACCATTGCCCTGGAGGGTCCCCTGGCCCCACTACAACTGGTGCAGCACAAAAAGATCTACGTCTTCCAGGGGGAAGCGGCTGAGATCAGAAGGGGCCAGCTAGAG GTAGTCCAGGAGGCAGTGTTGCCTGCCGACATCATGTTCTCGTTGAGAAGCGCCCCGAACGCCGGCTACCTGGTGATGGTGTCCCACGGTGCTTCAGCCGATGGGCCGCCCAGCCTGGACCCTGTGCAAAGCTTCTCCCAGGAGGCAGTGAATTTGGGCCGGGTTCTCTACCTGCACTCTCGCCCTGGAGCCTGGCGTGATTCCTTCTCCCTGGATGTGTCCTCGGGCTTGGGTGATCCTCTCGAAGGCATCTCTGTGGAGCTGGAGGTGCTGCCCACAGCCATCCCACTGGATGCTCAAAACTTCAGTGTTCCTGAGGGTGGCACCCGTACCCTGGCCCCTCCGCTGATCCAGATCACTGGGCCTTACTTCCCCACACTGCCAGGCCTTGTCCTACAGGTGCTAGAGCCACCGCGGCACGGGACCCTGCAAAAAGAAGACCAACCTCAAGCTGGGAGCCTCAGGACTTTCTCCTGGAGAGAG GTGGAAGAGCAGCTGATCCGCTACGTGCACGATGGGAGTGAGACACAGACAGACGGCTTCGTCCTGCTGGCTAATGCCTCAGAGATGGGTCGCCAGAGTCAGCCCACCGCCTTCACGATCGCCATCCTCCCTGTAAATGACCAACCCCCTGTCCTCACCACAAACACGGGCCTGCAG ATCTGGGAGGGGACCATCGTGCCCATCCCTCCTGAGGCCCTCAGAGGAACAGACAATGATTCAGGGCCGGAAGACTTGGTCTACACCATTGAGCAGCCCAGCAATGGACGGGTAGCCTTGAGGGTAGCGCCAGACACCGAGGTCCACCGCTTCACACAGGCCCAGCTGGACAGTGGGCTTGTGCTGTTCTCACACAGAG GAGCCCTGGAAGGAGGCTTCCACTTCGACCTCTCTGACGGCGCACACACTTCTCCTGGACATTTCTTCCGAGTGGTGGCCCAGAAGCAGGTACTCCTCTCCTTGGAGGGCACCCGGAAGTTGACGGTCTGTCCAG AGTCTGTGCAGCCACTCAGCAGCCAGAGCCTGAGCGCCAGCTCCAGCGCGGACACCGACCCTCGGCACCTGCTCTACCGGGTGGTAAGAGGCCCGCAGCGTGGCCGACTCCTCCACGCCCAGCAAGGAAGCGCCGAGGAGGCCTTGGTGAACTTCACCCAGGCTGAG GTGAATGCTGGGAATATTCTGTATGAGCACGAGATGTCCTCTGAGCCCTTCTGGGAAGCCCAGGACACCATCGGTCTCCTGCTGTCCTCACCACCTGCCAGGGATCTGGCTGCCACCCTGGCTGTGATGGTGTCTTTTGATGCTGCCTGTCCCCAGCGCCCCAGCCGTCTCTGGAGGAACAAAG GTCTTTGGGTCCCTGAGGGCCAGCGGGCCAAGATCACTGTGGCTGCCCTCGATGCCGCCAACCTCCTAGCCAGTGTGCCAGCATCTCAGCGCAGTCGACATGACGTACTCTTCCAGGTCACACAGTTCCCCACGCGGGGCCAGCTCCTGGTGTCTGAGGAGCCACTCCATGCCAGGAGACCCTACTTCCTGCAATCCGAGCTAGCTGCGGGGCAGCTGGTGTATGCCCATGGTGGTGGGGGCACCCAGCAGGATGGCTTCCGCTTCCGTGCCCACCTCCAGGGACCAATGAGGGCTTCTGTGGCAGGGCCCCAGACCTCTGAGGCCTTTGTCATCACCGTGAGGGACGTGAATGAGAGGCCCCCACAGCCACAGGCCTCCGTTCCCCTTCGTGTTACCAGGGGCTCACGGGCCCCTGTCTCTCGAGCCCAGCTGAGTGTCGTTGACCCAGACTCGGCTCCAGGGGAAATTGAGTATGAAGTACAGAGGGCACCCCATAACGGCTTCCTGAGCCTGGCTGGGGACAACACTGGGCCTGTGACTCACTTCACACAGGCTGATGTGGACGCAGGGCGACTGGCCTTTGTGGCAAACGGGAGCAGTGTGGCTGGCATCTTCCAGTTGAGCATGTCTGATGGAGCCAGCCCCCCAATATCCATGTCCCTGGCTGTGGATGTCTTACCATCCACCATCGAGGTGCAGCTGCGAGCCCCCCTGGAGGTACCCCAAGCTCTAGGACGATCCTCACTGAGCCGGCAGCAGCTCCAGGTGATTTCGGATCGCGAGGAGCCAGACGTAGCTTACCGCCTCACTCAGGGGCCCCTGTATGGGCAGCTGCTAGTAGGGGGGCAGCCCGTCTCCGCCTTCAGCCAGCTGCAGGTAGACCAGGGGGACGTGGTCTTTGCCTTCACCAACTTCTCTTCCTCTCAGGATCACTTCAAAGTCCTAGCTCTGGCCAGGGGTGTGAATGCATCGGCCACTGTAAATGTCACCGTGCAGGCTCTGTTGCGTGTGGGGGCTGGCGGGCCGTGGCCTCAGGGGACCACCCTGCGCCTGGACCCCACTGTGCTTGACGCCAGTGAGCTGGCCAACCACACAGGCAGTATGCCCCACTTCCGGCTCCTGGCGGGACCCCGATATGGCCGTGTGGTCCGTGTGTCCCAAGGCCGATCAGAATCCAGGAGCAACCGACTCGTGGAACATTTCACTCAGCAGGacctggaagaaggaaggctgggGCTCGAGGTGGGCAGGCCAGAGGGCAGGTCCGCTGGCCCAGCAGGTGACAGGCTTACTCTGGAGCTGTGGGCAAGGGGTGTCCCACCTGCTGTGGCCTTGCTGGACTTTGCCACTGAGCCTTACCATGCAGCCAAATCCTACAGCGTGATCCTACTCAGTGTCCCTGAGGCTGCTCGTGCAGAAACAGATAAACCAGGAAGAAGCACccccactggccagccaggccaggCAGCATCCAGCCCCATGCCCACTGAGGCCACAAGTGGTTTCCTGGGCTTCCTAGAGGCCAACATGTTCAGCATCATCATTCCCGTGTGCCTGGTCCTCCTGCTCCTGGCTCTCATCTTGCCTCTGCTCTTCTACCTCCGAAAACGCAACAAGACGGGCAAGCACGATGTCCAGGTGTTGACCGCCAAACCCCGCAATGGCCTAGCCGGTGACACCGAGACCTTTCGAAAGGTCGAGCCAGGCCAGGCCATCCCACTCATGACTGTGCCTGGCCAGGGGCCCCCGCCAGGAGGCCAACCTGACCCAGAACTATTGCAGTTTTGCCGGACACCCAATCCTGCCCTCAGGAATGGCCAGTACTGGGTGTGA